The segment CGCTTTCCAAGGCCGTACTGCCTGATATGGTACGGCCCGAATGGCGTCGCGTGCTCCTGACGAAGCGCTCCACCACGACACCACCGCGGTGCCGGTGGGCTCCTCTTTGCCCCCGCCGCCGGAGTCGACGAACCCGGTGCGCCGCGAGGCTCGCCTCGACCGCGTGCTCGACTTCGTTTCGTTTGTGGCCAAACCGATGCCGCTCTCGGTCCTCCTCGACGAGGCGCCCAAGCGCATCGCCGCCATCGTGCAGGGCGAGATCGTCTCGCTCTACCTGCTCGAAGGTGAGGGCGACGCGCTCGTCCTGCGCGGCAACGTCGGCTTCCCCGTCGGCGCGCGTGGCAACGTGCGCATGTCCGTCGGCGAGGGCCTCACCGGCACGGCCGTCGCGACCCGGCGGCCCGTCTCGGTCGTGAAGGCCCCCGGCGATCAGCGCTGGCGCGCGTTCCCCGGCATCGACGAGGATCGTTACCCCGTCTTCCTCGCCGTCCCCATCCTCGGCCATGACCGCGTGCTCGGCGCGATCGTCGTGCAGCGCGCGGGCGACAAGGCCTACCGTCCGAGCGACGTCCGCCTCCTCGTCGCGCTCACCGCGCCGATCGCCTCGGCGATCCGTCACGCCGAGGTGCTGCGCGAGCTACGCGACAAGAAGCTCCGGCGCACGGGTGGTGGCACGCGCAAGGTCACGCTGCCCGGCGTGCCGCTCGTCTCGGGTCGATCGCTCGGCGCTGTCGCGGCCTTGCGACGCCCGGCCACCTCACCGCAGCGCAAGGCCACGGCCGAGGACACGAAGCTCCTGCGCACGGCCTGGGCTTCGGCCGAGAAGGCGCTCTCGTCGCTCGTCGGCCGCGCGCGTACGCTCGGGCTCGCGCGCGAGGCCGCGTTCCTCTCCACGTACGAGCTCATGATCGGCGACCTGCGCCTCCGTCAGCGCGCCTTCGAGCTCGTCGCCGAGGGCCACGGCGTCGCGCAGGCGCTCGGCCTCGTCGCGCGCGAGGGTGTGCGCGCGGCGAACGGGATCGTCGGTGATCCCTTCATGCAGGAGCGCGCGCGGGACATGGAAGACCTCTGCGACGCGCTCGTCATGCTCGCGACGCCCGACGCGCGCGCCGAGCTGCCGACGAAGGCCGTGCTCATCGGCGACCGGCTCACCGTCTTCGACCTCGTCGTCTCGGCGCGTACGCATCCCGTGGGCGTCGTGCTCAGCGAGCGCGCCTCGGATCCGCGCACGCCCGTGCTCTTGCGGCTGCTCGGCGTGCCGTCGATCACGCAGGTCGAGGGGCTCTTTCAGTGGGCGTCGCCCGGCGACGTGGCGCTGCTCGACGCCGATCACGGCTTCCTCGTGATCAACCCTTCGCGCGCGGAGATGGCTTCGATCCGGGCCGAGCGGAAGAAGGGCAAGCACGCGCCGGATGTGTCCGACACGAACGAGGCCGAAGCGGACGGCGTCGAGGTGGAGTGACGAGCACGTCCGTCCGATGCCGTGAGCGCGTGGGCTCACGGCACGGACGTCGGCTTCACGAGGCCGGCTTCGGCGCGGGGGCCTGCTGCGCCTGCGCTTCGGCGGCCTTCTTTGCGCGCCAGCGGGCGAGCCTGCGCGTCTGGCGAACCTTCTCTTTGGCACGAACCTGCGGTTTCTGAGGCATGCCCCCCGTATAGCCGATCCCCCCGGGGGGGCGCTACAGTCCCGCGAGAGGTTCGTGCATGAAAACCCTGGTTTGCCGCTGTGAGGACGTGACGTTGCACGAGCTCGAAGCCGCCTTCGAGCGCGGCTACCGCGACATCGAGTCGGTCAAGCGGTACACCGGCTTCGGCACTGGCTGGTGCCAGGGCAAGTGGTGCCTCGCGCTCTGCGCGCGCCTCGTCCACGAGCGCGGCGGCGACGTCGACAAGCCCATCACGCCGCGGCCGCCTTACCACCCCGTCTCGCTCTCCGTCCTCGCGGGCCTCGACGACCTCGATCTGCCCGGCGGTGGTCCTCGCGAGGGCGAGGGGTACGGCCCTACGGGCTCGAAGGGTTGAGCTCTTCGTCACGCGCGGGCACGGCGCGTACCTCGCCTTCGCCGTATCGCTCCACGTAGTCGGGCCGCAGGCCCGGGCATGTATCGAAGAACCGGCAGCCCTCGCAGCCCGCGGGCTTCACGCCTCCCGTCAGGCGCGAGTTTTTCAGATCGAACACCTCGTCCGGCGTCACCACCCGCACGCGGTCCGCGCCCGGATGCCTGACGTGATCCTCGTACCCCGGCACGAAGCAACGCGGGACGTGGAGCGCGTGCACCTCGTAGCCACCTCGTCGCGCGGCCTCGAACGCCTCGCGTGCCTTCGCTGCCACGTCCGTGAGGCGCGGGAGCTGATGCACGTTCGCGCGGTTGTTGTCCGTGAGCGACACGAGCCACAGCCGGAATTGCCGGATCCCCTGCGCGTGCAGCGCTTCGACCCAGGCGCGCACCTCCCGGTACGTGTCCTCCTTCAGGATGAGATCCGCGATCGGATCGAGCCCACGCGCGACGAGGTTCTCGATCGCCTTTTGCCGCAGGATCGCCGTGCCTTCACGTTGCACCGTCGCCTCGTACGCCGCGTCGTCCTTCGCGTGCATCGACACGTGGAACTGATCGACGCCCGCCGCGACGAGCAGCTCCAGGTACGGCAGGTGCGCGTACCGGAGGCCGTTCGACGCGACCTTCACGTGCTCGAACCCGCGCTTCTTCGCGTACCGCACGAGGGCGGGCAGGTCGCTTCGGATCGTCGGTTCGCCGCCCGTGAACGCCACGTCGCGAAAGCCGCTCGACGCGGCACGATCGATCTCGCGCGCCACCTCTGGCGTCGTGAGCGCGCGTCGCCGCATCACCTCGCTGATCGTGCAGTAGGTACACGCGAGGTTGCAGTCGTAGCCGAGGACCACGTCGAGCAGCGGCACGACTTCATCCTACTGCCAACGCTTGGCCCTTGCGCGCCCGCGGCCCCTGGTCCACGTTCCCGCCCCATGGCAGCCCTCGCTGGCCGCGTTTCCGTTCTCCTCGCGCTCGCCTTCGTCTGTCCTGCGTGCACCTCGCTCGCGTCGGGGCCGGACTGGACGGGGGGCGGGCTCGAGACGCTCGGCCCTCAGCGGGCGGCCGAGCGCGAGGCCATCGAGGAGCGCGAGCGGCAGCGGATCGCGCGCCTGCCGACCCGCATCGGCGCGCGCCACATCCTCGTCATGCACCAGCGCTCGCAGCAGCGCCCCGAGGACGTCAACCGCACGCGCGACGAGGCGAAGAAGAAGGCGCAGGACTGCCTGCGCGCCTTGCGCTCCGGCGCGGCGTGGGAGTCGGTCGTCGGCGAGTGCTCCGACGAGCCCGGGGCCGCCGAGCGCGGCGGCGATCTCGGCGCGTTCGAGCGCGGCGCCATGGTCAAGGCCTTCTCGGACGCCGCCTTCGAGCTCCAGGTCAAAGAGATCAGCGAGGTCGTCGAGACCGCGTACGGCTTTCACATCATCCAGCGCACCGAGTAGACCGTCCCCTCGGCGCTTGGGAGGCCTCGAACCTGATATGTTCGAGGCATGCAGGCGTGGAACACCGAGGGGCACCTCCGACGCGAGAGGCAACGGAGGCACGATTCGGCATGAGCCACCTCGGTCCGGGGGACGAGCGCGGGCAAAAGACCCTCGCGGCCCTGCTCGCGTCTGGCATGACAAACCACGAGGAAGCCGCGCGCCTCGCGCTCGCGCTCGCCCTCTCGCTCGACGAGCTCCACCGCGCGGGCCGGGTCCACGGCGATCTCTCGCCGTCCGTGATCCTCGTGGAGCCCGCGTCGGGCGACGCCTTCCTCGCGGAGGTGCAGCGTGTTTCCCGCGAAGCCTCGCTCTCGTACGCCGCCCCCGAGCGCGCGAGGCGGGCGAGCCGCGGCTTCGACGGGCGCGCGGATCTGTATTCGCTCGGCGCCATTTTTCACGAAATGCTCACGGGGGCGCCGCCCTTCGTCTCCGCCGATCCCCTCGAGCTCGCCCACGCCCACCTCGCGCGCGCGCCCGTGCCCGTGCACGAGCGCGCCCCGGCCGTCCCGCGCGTGCTCTCCGATATCGTGCAGAAGCTCCTCGCCAAGGCGCCCGCGGATCGATACCAGACCGGCCGCGCCCTCGCGCAGGACCTCGAACGATTCTTGCGCGAAGGCCCCGAGGCCGCGCCCTTTCCCCTCGGCGCGGGCGACGGCCCCGACGATCGGCGTATCTGGGGTAAAACCTTCGGCCGCGAGGGCGAGGCCCGGGCCCTCGCTCGATATGCCGAGAGCGCGAGAGCCGGCGCCGTCGAGCTCGTCCTCGTCCTCGGCCCCGCCGGCGCGGGCAAATCCACGCTGATCGGCGAGGCGCGCGAGCAGATCACCCACGAGGGGGGCCTGTTTGTCATGGCAAAACCTCGGGACGGCGCCGCGCCCCGCGCGCCGATCGCGGAGGTCCTCACGGCCCTCGCGCGCCGCGCCCTCACCGAGCCGGAGGACCGCCTCGCCGCCCTTCGCGCGCGCCTCCTCGAAGCCCTCGACGGTCACGGCGCGCTCCTCTCGGACCTCGCGCCCGACGTCGCCACGGTCCTCGGCCCCCAGCCCCCGATCCCCGAACTCGGCCTCGCCGAAGCGCGCCGCCGCGTGGGGCGCGCCTTGTGCGCGTTCCTCTCCGTATTTTGCGCGTCTTTTCCCCTCGTCGCGCTCTTCTTCGATGATATCGACCGCCTCGACCCCGAGGCGCTCTCCATGCTCGGCGAGCTCCTCGCCGAAGAGGAGCTCTCGCGCCTGCTCGTCCTCGGCGCGGCGCACGAGGAGGAGATCGCGCCCGCTCGGCCGCTCGGCGCCTCCCTCGAATCTCTCTCGGAGCGTGGCATTTCGGCGAAGCGTATCGTGCTCGGCCCGCTCGCCGTGGAGCACGTCGGTCGTATCGTCGCCGACGTGCTCTCCGCGCCCGAAGGCGAGGTCGCGGAGCTCGCGCGCCTCTTGCATCGCAAATCGCGCGGCAATCCCTTCCTCGTCTTGCACGTGCTCGACGCCCTCTTCTCCGAGGGCCTCGTCGAGCGAGAGGCCCGGACGAACGCCGTTCGCTGGGACGAACGGCGTATCCTCGACCTGCCCATTCCCGACGACGCCGCCCTCTTCGTGGCCGATCGGCTCGGCAAGCTCTCGCCCGGGGCGCGCCGCGCCCTCGCCGCCGCGGCCCTCCTCGGCCAGGTATTCGACGCCGACAAACTGCGCGAGGTCCTCGGCGCGCCCGCGGATGAGCTCTCCAGAGAGCTCGCCGAGGCGATCGACGAGGGGATGATCGTCCCGGGGAGCGGCACGTACCATTTCGTGCACGAAAAGGTGCGCGAGGCGGCGCGTTTGCTCCTCGAAGGGGACGAGCGGGCGCGCGTGCACCTCGCGATCGGCCGAGCCTTGCGAGGCGAAGAAGATGCCTCGGACGAGCGGCTCTTCGAGGTCGCCCACCATTTCCGCGGAGGCGCGTCCCTGCTCGACGACGAGGGCGAGCGAATCGCCATCGCGCGCCTGCTCTTCTCGGCGGGCCAGAGGGCGCGAGCGCGGGCCGCGTTCCACACCGCCGTCGAATTTCACGACGCCGCCGCGGCCCTCCTCTCCGCCTCCGCGTTCGCGGCCGACCCTGCATTCGCCCTCGCGTTTTTCTCCTCGCGGGCCGAGTGCGCGCACGTCGAGGGACACGTCGAGCGCGCCGAGGTGTTTCTCGCCTCCGCGCTCTCCCATGCGCAGACGCCCCTCGAGCGCGCGGGCGTGCACGGGAAAAGGCTCGCCCTCCAGGCCTCGCGTGGCCTGTACGCGGAGGCCATCGCCGCCGGCCGCGAAGGTTTGTCCGAGCTCGGCGTCGTTTTACCGGACAAAGGAGCGGAGGCCGCGTCGCTCCCCGCGGCGCTCGCCGACATCACCCGCCTCGTCGGCGGCCGCTGCCCCGACGAGCTCGCCTCCTCCCTGCGGATCCAGGATCCCGTCGTCGCCCTGCAGCTCGACCTGCTCACCGGGATCGTCTCCGTCACGTACATCGCCGATCGGTCGCTGCATCACGTGGTCATCGTGCGGCTCGTCGCCGCCTGCGTCGAGCACGGCCACGCCGACGTCGCGGCCTTCGCGTACACGGGGTATGCCGTCCTGCTGGCCATGATCCTCGGCGATGCCACGACCGCCCGGGCGATCTTCGAACTCGCGGTGCGGCTCGAAGATCGCGTCCGGAGCCCCGCGCTTCGCGGAAAGACGTCCTGGACCCTCGGCGCGTTCGCCCCGCATTTCGTGCCCATCCGGAGCGCGCTCCCGTTCGTCGAGCGCGCCCTCGCCCATAGCCTCGAATCGGGCGACGTCTCGTACGCCTCGTATTCGCTCCACCTCGACATCTCGCTCCGGTACTGGGCGGGTGAGCCGCTCTCCTCCGTGCGCGCGGCGTGGGAGAAAGCCACGGGGATCCTCCCGGAGGTGCGTGATCCCATGACGTCGCACCTGCTCGGCACCCTCGGCCGCATGCTCGACGCCCTGAGGAGCCGCACCCCGGGGCCGACCTCTCTCGACGACGTCGATTTCGACGACGCGTTCGTCGACGAGGTCGAGGCGAAATTCGGATATGCGGCGTGTATGCACCACGCCCTCCGGACGCAGCTCTGCCTGCTCCACGGCGACCTCGACGGCGCGTTTTGCTCTGCCGAGCGCGCCGAGGCGCAGATCGCCGGGGGGACGTGGCTCTACCTCGAGGCCTTCTCCACCTTCGTCGTCGCGCTCGCGTATTCGATGAGACTCTCCGGCGCGGACGAGGCCGAGCGCGCCCGCCTCCACGAGCGCCTCGCGCCGCACCGGGCGAAGCTCGAAGCCTGGGCCGGGCTTTTTCCGGACAACTACCTCGCGCTCCATCGTTTCGTCGCCGCCGAGGTCGCGGCGGCCGCGGGGCGCCACGGCGAGGCCCGCGAGCTCTTCGACGAGGCGATCGAATCGGCCCGGAAAAACGGGTTCGTCCACCACGAGGGGCTCGCCTGCGAGCGCGCGGCGCATTATTATGCCGGCCGGGGCAGGAGCGAGCAGGCGCGGCCTTACCTCGAAGCGGCGAGACGCGCGTATCTTCGCTGGGGCGCCGCGGCGAAGGTGCGGGACCTCGAAGCGAAACATCCCGACCTCTTCGGCTCGAAATCGGCCGAGGAGGCGGGGCCTTCGCCCGACGACGGACCTCGGCGCCTCGCCGAGCGTCCCTCGCGTGGCCATGGGTCGCTCGACGCGGTGGCCATCGTGCGCGCGGCGCAGGCCATTGCGGGTGAAATCGACCTCGATCGACTGCTCGTGCGCCTCCTCCGCACGGTGCTCGAGGTCGCGGGCGCCGACCGCGCCGCGCTCGTCCTCTCGCGACGCCGAGAGCTGTTCGTCGGGGCCACCTTGACTGTCGACGGCGCGGAGGTCTCGGACATGCGCCCGCTCGCCGAGGCCGGCGGCGTCGCGGCGAGCGTCGTGCAATATTGCGCGCGCACGCGCTCGCCGGTCGTCGTCGGCCGCGGCGCGGCCGGCACGTCGTTCGAGGCCGATCCGCACCTCGTCCGTTTCGCCCCGCGGTCCTTCCTCGGATTGCCGCTCGTCCACCGCGACGCCCTCTCGGGCGTCCTTTATCTCGAAAATAGCCTCGTCGAGGACGCATTCTCGGAGGACCGGGTCGAGCTCCTCTCGCTGCTCGCGTCGCAGGCCGCGATCGCCCTCGAAAATGCGCTCCTCCTCGCCGACGTCCGGCGCCGGACGGACGAGCTCGCCCGGGCGAACGACGGCCTGCAGGCGGAGCTCTTTCGCCGGGCCAAGGCCGAGGCGGAGCGCGCCTCGTTCGAGCAGGCGATGATCGAAATGCAGCGCGCGCGCCTCGCCGAGCTCTCCGCGCCGCTCGTGCCGATCACGGACGACGTCATGGTGATCCCGCTCGTCGGCACGGTGGACTCCGCGCGCGCCGAGGATCTCCTGCGCGTGGCGCTCGAAGGCGCGAGCAAACGCGCCCTGCGCGCCCTCATCATCGACATCACCGGCGTACGCGTCGTCGACAGCCACGTGGCGAGCCGCCTGCTCGACACGGTCCGCGCCGTCGAATTGCTCGGCGCCGAGGTCGTGATCACCGGTATCCGGGGCGACGTCGCGCAGGCGCTCGTGAAGCTCGACCTCGACTTCGGCGCGAAGGTCCCGACGCGGAGCACGCTCCAGGCGGGGATCGCCTATGCGCTCGGCCGATCGAGACGGTAGAATGTAATCGAAACCGAAGTCCCTTACCGGCGTCAGCCGATCCGTTCCCGGTACCCGAGCGTCTTTGCCCGATCCGCGCATGACGAACGGCCGTCCGGTGTGGTAATGCATAACGAGGAACCATGCGAACGACGTTCTTCCTTCACGCATGGATGTGTGCGCTCGGGCTCGCCTCCGCTGGTTGCGGCGGGCCCGAAATTCCGCGGCGCGATTGCGCGACCGTGATCTGGGCCGAGCCAGGCGCGGGAGGCGACATACGCGTCGAGGGGAGCTGGGACGACTGGGCCGAGCCGAAGCCCCTCGAGCCGCGCGACGATGGCTGGTTTCTGCTCCCATTGAATCTTTCTCCCGGGGAGTACGGCTACCGCGTCGTTCGCGACGGCGAACGGTCGCTCGATCGGCTCAATCCGCTCACCACGTGGAAGGGCGAGGAGGAGGTCTCGCTCGCGATCGTCGAGAGCTGCGGCGCGCCCGAGATCCGCGTCGACGCGGTCGAGGTCTCCGGCGACGAGGTCACGGTGAGCGGGGTCTTTCTGGCGGCGCCCGAGGGATCCGCGCTCGACCCCGCGTCGCTGCGCGCCGAGCACCGCGGCGGCGGCGAGGTATTGCCCTGGAGCGCCCAGGCTTCGGATGGGCGATTCACCTTCGTCGCGCGGGGGCTCGGCCGCGGCAAGCACACCTTCACCTTGCGCGGCGCCGACGAATCCGGGGCCGAGGCGAGCCCGCGGATGGCCGTCGCGTGGGTCGATCCGGCGCAGGCCTCGTGGCACGAGGGGCTCCTTTACCACCTGATGATCGACCGATTCCGGGGTGACGGAGGCGCGCCGCTCGCGCCGCTTCCTCCCGACAAATCGGGCTCGCGCGCGGGTGGCACGCTCGACGGCGTTCGCGCCGAGATCGAGCGCGGCACCTTCGACGAGCTCGGCGTCACGGCGCTCTGGATTTCGCCCGTCTACACGAATCCGATCGAGGTCCGCGAGGGCCGCGGCGACGGCAGGCCGTACGAGGGATATCACGGATACTGGCCCCTCGAATCACGCGGGGTCGAGCCGCGGCTCGGGGGCGAGGACGCCTTGCGCGCCATGGTCGACGAGGCGCACAGGCACGGGATTCGTGTGATCTTCGACCTCGTGCCGAACCACGTCTACGAGCGCAATGAGCGGTACCTCGCGCGCCGGAACGAGGGCTGGTTCAACGATGGCCTCGACAAATGCGTCTGCGGCTCGCCCGGCTGCGGCTGGGGCGAGAAGCTCTCCACCTGCTGGTTTACCTCGTACATGCCCGACGTGCGATTCGAGCACCCCGACGCGATGCGCGCGCAGGTCGACGACGCCGTCCATTGGATGAAGGAGTTCGACGCGGACGGCGTGCGTATCGACGCCGTCCCCATGATGCCGCGCGGGGCCACGCGGCGGATCACCCACGCATTCGGTCGCCTCGCCGCGGGCAAGGACGCGCTCTTCTCGATCGGCGAGGTCTTCACGGGCCCCGGGGCCGCGGGCATCGAGAGCATCCGGTATTTCCTCGGCCCGCACACCCTCTCGGGCGCCTTCGATTTCCCGCTCATGTGGAAGCTCCGCGAGGTCTTCGGCCACGGCGGCGGCAGCCTCTCGGAGCTCGAGGACGTCCTCGTATCGACCGACGCCGCCGTCGAGGGCGCGGGCGCGGTGCTCGGCCGCATGATCGACAACCACGACACCTCGCGCTTCGTCTCCGAGGTCACGGGCGACGGCGCGAACGACCCCTGGTACGACAAACCCGCGCAGCCCACCGACCCCACGGTGTATGCGCGGGCGAAAATGGCCCTCGCCTTCATCTTGACCCTCCACGGCCTGCCCGTCCTTTATTATGGCGACGAGGTCGCGCTCGCGGGCGCGGGGGATCCGGACTCGCGGCGCGTGATGCCGGATCCCGCGGCCCTCGGGCCTCTGCAAATCGAGGTGCGGGATCTCGTCCGGCGGCTCGGCCATTTGCGCCGCTGCTCGCCTGCGCTCCGCGCGGGGAGGCGCAGGCCCATCGTGGCGACGAGGGACGAATATGCTTATCTGCGCGACGCGGGGGACGACGATCCGGTGCTCGTGTTTTTCGCGCGCAAGACGGCGCTCGTCCCGGTGCCGACGGGCGCCGCGCCGCTCGGCAGCTACGTCGACGTCCTCTCCGGCGAGACGATCGAGATCGAAGCCGGCGGCGCCGTCCCGCTCGAAGCCCTCTCCTTCCGCGTGCTCGTGCGCGCGGGGAGCCCTTGCATGAACCCCTCACCCTGATGGGCCTCCGAATGAGAACTCCGATGAACACGTTCACCTGGCTCGCCCTCTCGGGCCTGCTCGTCGCGCCGCTGCTCGGCGCGGCGTCCTGCTCGGGCGACGACCTCGACAGCTACCAGCCGCCCGATGGATTGGGCGGCTACGATCCAGGGGACAACCCCCCCTTCCTCAGCGGCTCTGGCTCCGGCGTCGGCGCGGGCGGACCGGGCCAGGGCGGCGCGGGCGGCGGCGAGCCGCCGGGTCCGCCGATGTGTGATGATAGCCTGAAGCGCTGCGATCACGTGTTCACCCTCGCTGACATGGGCCAGTCGAGCGTGGTCGTGCGCGGCAATTTCGCGGCGGACGGCTGGGACGTCGGCGTCCCGATGACCAAGGTGAACGGGCAATGGGAAGCCACGGTCGAGATCCCCTACGACCAGCCGGTCCAGTACAAATACGTCATCGACGGGAACAACTGGATCAACGACCCGGGCAACCCGAACACCATCGACGATGGGTTTGGCGGAAAAAACAGCCTCGTCACGCCGACGACCTGTGACCCCTGGACGTGCGACGATCCCCCGGAGGACAGCCCCGTCGAGGCGTGGCGCGACGCGGTCCTCTATTTCGTCTTCGTCGACCGCTTCCTCGACGGCGACAGCACGAACAACGGCGCGCCCGTGCCGAACGTCCCGCAGGCGACCAATTACCAGGGCGGCGACTGGCAGGGCGTCATCAACAGGATCAAGGACGGGTATTTCACGAAGCTCGGCGTGAACTCCCTCTGGCTCACCGTCCCCGTCGACAACACCGAGCTCGCCGGCTTCGGCAACGACGGGCACGACTACAGCGCGTATCACGGCTACTGGCCCAAGGATTTCTACAAGGCCGAGGAGCGCTTCGGCACGATGGCGAAGCTCAAGGAGCTCGTCGACGAGGCGCACGCCGTGGGCATCACGGTGCTCATCGATTACGCGGCGAACCACGCGCACGACTCGGCCCAGGTCTACAAGGACAACCCCGGCTGGTTCTGGCCGAACTCGAACGGCAATGGCGACAACTGCGTCTGCGGCGAGGGCTGCTCCTGGGACGGCGCGACCACCGAGAAATGCTGGTTCACGCCCTACCTGCCCGATTTCAACTACGAGGTCGCGGCGGCGCGCAAGTACAACATCGACAACGCGATCTGGTGGTGGCAGCAGACGGGCGTCGACGGCTTCCGCCTCGACGCGCTGAAGCACATGCACATGTCGTGGCTCACCGAGCTCCGCTCGCGCGTCACGGCCGAGATCGAATCGGTCACGGGCAAGCATTTCTACATGGTCGGCGAGACGTACACGGGCGACAAGGCGCTCATCAAGAAGTACGTCAATCCGAGCACCATGCTCGACGGCCAGTTCGATTTCCCGCTGCGCGCCGAGATCTGCTCGAAGGTCCTCATGCGCCAGGGCACCATGCAAGACCTCGAGGGCTTCATGAACGGCAACGACGACGCCTATGGAAGCGGCATCATGAGCACGTTCATCGGCAACCACGACCTGCCGCGCGTGATTCACCTGGCCCAGCAAAACCCGCTGTGGGGCGACTCCTGGGACGGCGGCAAGAACATGAACTGGCAAAACCAGCCGGGATTGCCGTCCGAGCAGGCCGCCTTCGAGCGAATGGCGAACGGGTTCACCGTCATCATGACCACGCGCGGCGTCCCGCTCATTTATTACGGCGACGAGGTCGGCCTGCCCGGCGCGGGGGACCCGGACAACCGCCGCTTCATGCAATGGAGCGGGTATTCGGCAGGCCAGCTCCTGCTCCGCACGCACCTCGAGAAGCTCGGCCAGATCCGCAAGGATCACGTCGCGCTCCGGCGCGGCAAGCGCTCGTCGCTCTGGGCCTCGGCCGATACGATGGCCTACGAGATGGTGCACCCGACCGAGACGGTCTACGTCGCGATCAACCGCGGCGACGCGCAAGGATCCGTTGGAAATTTGCCGAGCGGCAACCTCACGAACCTGCTCACCGGGCAGACCGTGAGTGGTCCCACCGTGAACCTCCCGCCGCGCAGCTCGATGATTCTCGTGCAGTGATTTCCCCCTGCGGCGGGCGCGTCGGGGCGTGCTATGAATGCCGCCATGACGACGCCCGCACCTTTGCGTTTCGATCCCATGGATCCTGCCTACACCAAGGATCCGTACCCCACGCTCGCCCGCTTTCGTGAGGAGGCTCCCGTTTATTACTGGGAGCAGGGAGGCGGGCCCGTCTTCTTCCGTTACAAGGATTGCATTGCGTTGATGAGGGAGCCGAAGCTGGGGCACGATCCCACGCTCGGCGCCGGCTTCCCGCCCGAGATGAAGGCCGCCTTCCCCGATTTTGCGGCGTTGCGCGAAAATGACCTCTTCATGGTACCCGCGGCGTCGCACGCGCGGCTGCGCAAGCTCTTGAACCCCACGTTCAGCCCGCGCGCGGTCGAGGTGCACCGAGCGAAGGTCACGGCGATCATCGACGCGCTGCTCGACAAGTTCCCGCGTGAGGGAGAGGTCGACATCTCCACGGAGTACACGCGGCAATACCCCGTGCGCGTGATCGCCAGCATCCTCAACATCCCCGGGGACTACGTGTCGGAGTTCATCGCCTTCGCGGAGAGCCTCATTGCCACGATCATCCCGGGGCTCCCCCCCGAGCGCTTCGCGGCGTGCATGCCGCCCGTGACGCGTGGCATGGCGATCGTGCGCGAGCTCATCGCCGAGCGACGAGCGAAGCCGATGGAAAACGACCTCATGACCCAGCTCATCAATGCGTGTGACGAGCAGGATCGGCTCTCCGACCCCGAGCTCGTCTCGCTCGTCGCGGGGCTGCTCGTCGGCGGCACCGACA is part of the Polyangium spumosum genome and harbors:
- a CDS encoding alpha-amylase family glycosyl hydrolase — protein: MRTTFFLHAWMCALGLASAGCGGPEIPRRDCATVIWAEPGAGGDIRVEGSWDDWAEPKPLEPRDDGWFLLPLNLSPGEYGYRVVRDGERSLDRLNPLTTWKGEEEVSLAIVESCGAPEIRVDAVEVSGDEVTVSGVFLAAPEGSALDPASLRAEHRGGGEVLPWSAQASDGRFTFVARGLGRGKHTFTLRGADESGAEASPRMAVAWVDPAQASWHEGLLYHLMIDRFRGDGGAPLAPLPPDKSGSRAGGTLDGVRAEIERGTFDELGVTALWISPVYTNPIEVREGRGDGRPYEGYHGYWPLESRGVEPRLGGEDALRAMVDEAHRHGIRVIFDLVPNHVYERNERYLARRNEGWFNDGLDKCVCGSPGCGWGEKLSTCWFTSYMPDVRFEHPDAMRAQVDDAVHWMKEFDADGVRIDAVPMMPRGATRRITHAFGRLAAGKDALFSIGEVFTGPGAAGIESIRYFLGPHTLSGAFDFPLMWKLREVFGHGGGSLSELEDVLVSTDAAVEGAGAVLGRMIDNHDTSRFVSEVTGDGANDPWYDKPAQPTDPTVYARAKMALAFILTLHGLPVLYYGDEVALAGAGDPDSRRVMPDPAALGPLQIEVRDLVRRLGHLRRCSPALRAGRRRPIVATRDEYAYLRDAGDDDPVLVFFARKTALVPVPTGAAPLGSYVDVLSGETIEIEAGGAVPLEALSFRVLVRAGSPCMNPSP
- a CDS encoding alpha-amylase family glycosyl hydrolase; the protein is MNTFTWLALSGLLVAPLLGAASCSGDDLDSYQPPDGLGGYDPGDNPPFLSGSGSGVGAGGPGQGGAGGGEPPGPPMCDDSLKRCDHVFTLADMGQSSVVVRGNFAADGWDVGVPMTKVNGQWEATVEIPYDQPVQYKYVIDGNNWINDPGNPNTIDDGFGGKNSLVTPTTCDPWTCDDPPEDSPVEAWRDAVLYFVFVDRFLDGDSTNNGAPVPNVPQATNYQGGDWQGVINRIKDGYFTKLGVNSLWLTVPVDNTELAGFGNDGHDYSAYHGYWPKDFYKAEERFGTMAKLKELVDEAHAVGITVLIDYAANHAHDSAQVYKDNPGWFWPNSNGNGDNCVCGEGCSWDGATTEKCWFTPYLPDFNYEVAAARKYNIDNAIWWWQQTGVDGFRLDALKHMHMSWLTELRSRVTAEIESVTGKHFYMVGETYTGDKALIKKYVNPSTMLDGQFDFPLRAEICSKVLMRQGTMQDLEGFMNGNDDAYGSGIMSTFIGNHDLPRVIHLAQQNPLWGDSWDGGKNMNWQNQPGLPSEQAAFERMANGFTVIMTTRGVPLIYYGDEVGLPGAGDPDNRRFMQWSGYSAGQLLLRTHLEKLGQIRKDHVALRRGKRSSLWASADTMAYEMVHPTETVYVAINRGDAQGSVGNLPSGNLTNLLTGQTVSGPTVNLPPRSSMILVQ
- a CDS encoding cytochrome P450, with the translated sequence MTTPAPLRFDPMDPAYTKDPYPTLARFREEAPVYYWEQGGGPVFFRYKDCIALMREPKLGHDPTLGAGFPPEMKAAFPDFAALRENDLFMVPAASHARLRKLLNPTFSPRAVEVHRAKVTAIIDALLDKFPREGEVDISTEYTRQYPVRVIASILNIPGDYVSEFIAFAESLIATIIPGLPPERFAACMPPVTRGMAIVRELIAERRAKPMENDLMTQLINACDEQDRLSDPELVSLVAGLLVGGTDTTYHGTNQTILSLLQHPDQLALLRAEPSLARNAFDETLRYNMFGRMPFTRYATESFKYEDVAFQRGKPVFLFLMSAFRDPEYLPDANVYDIRRQHTGTHWFGLGPHFCLGASLARMEAEIALQNLLARYPKIELAGEPVYGNHPIMRTMDRLPLRVSASG